From the genome of Tolypothrix sp. NIES-4075:
AGAGCTGCGATAGCGAAGCGCTGCTGCGAAGCGCAGATCGCGCACTCAAAGCAAATTGTGTTGCCAAGGGCTTCTCTACGTCGGCGGGTGATGCTATCTTTGCTTTTAACTCCACAGGGGATGAGTACCCCATCGGCAAGCCGAACATGGTTTCCAGCAATTCTGGATTTGCTACCTCGCCACGCTGAATTAGTCCTAGTTCTTTGAGCCTCACCTCGAATTTGTTCAACCAAGGAAGGCTGTTCAATGAAGACAGTGCAGTGGGGGTAGGCAATGATAAACAATCCAGAGCGATAATGGGGCAATCCAAACTCGGCAGCGCTGAGTACCAACCATTCCCCCACGTACCCGCATTCGGTAAAACTTCGCAATAATCCTCTAAAGAATGAACCTTTTGGTTGTCCTGGCTCTGTGGGTGCGTCAAGCAGTCCGGGGACGTTTTCGATGATGACCCATCGAGGTCTGCACCCCCGCACGACGCGGAGGAAATCGGGGAAGCGATCGCG
Proteins encoded in this window:
- a CDS encoding DNA cytosine methyltransferase — translated: MPAGKHAPIMLTHADFFAGLGVFSLAARELSIDTKLLCEWNEFCQSTLQKNFPGVPIHSDIANFNPYAYDGAFDIVSAGVPCPPFSRQGQRKAEQAERDRFPDFLRVVRGCRPRWVIIENVPGLLDAPTEPGQPKGSFFRGLLRSFTECGYVGEWLVLSAAEFGLPHYRSGLFIIAYPHCTVFIEQPSLVEQIRGEAQRTRTNSAWRGSKSRIAGNHVRLADGVLIPCGVKSKDSITRRRREALGNTICFECAICASQQRFAIAALKRVLYLNSICKC